ATACCTAGCAGGTATGAGATAGGATATTTAAAATAGTACCTCTTCCAaaaatttcagtttttcaaaTGGCGTTAACCTACAAATAAAAGAAGACAATCCTAGTAGGGCTGGGTCTGTTGTGTTTGTGCAGTCATGAACTTGACAGCCTGTGTTCCTGATGGAGCTCTGCAGACGCTGACAGCTGTACCTGTGTTCAGTTTCAGAATGGCTCCGCCTGCTGCCCTTCCTTGGTGTACTTGCACTTCTCGGCTACCTTGCCGTGCGTCCATTCTTCCCGAAGAAGAAACAACAGAAGGATAGCTTGATTaatcttaaaatacaaaaagaaaatcctaAAGTAGTGAATGAAATAAACATTGAAGATCTGAGTCTTACTAAAGCAGCGTACTGTAGGTGTTGGCGTTCCAAGACGGTAAGATGTCCATTTACACATACGATAACGTTGTTTGG
The nucleotide sequence above comes from Microtus pennsylvanicus isolate mMicPen1 chromosome 7, mMicPen1.hap1, whole genome shotgun sequence. Encoded proteins:
- the Cisd2 gene encoding CDGSH iron-sulfur domain-containing protein 2, whose protein sequence is MVLDSVARIVKVQLPAYLKQLPVPDSITGFARLTVSEWLRLLPFLGVLALLGYLAVRPFFPKKKQQKDSLINLKIQKENPKVVNEINIEDLSLTKAAYCRCWRSKTFPACDGSHNKHNELTGDNVGPLILKKKEV